Proteins from one Rosa chinensis cultivar Old Blush chromosome 7, RchiOBHm-V2, whole genome shotgun sequence genomic window:
- the LOC112175106 gene encoding dnaJ homolog subfamily B member 5 — protein MAKKGEKQPQASKRKRNPRTKEKPDASFISSTTMEIDHYKILGVNRNASPDEVKKAYRKLVMFWHPDKHLQEEARAKAEAKFKEINQAYQILNDPVKRHNYDNQHANIANSNRTASSFSFPPSKDENTFATVFGFGSRRTDSMVYSPLECSLEELYQGTTKKMKVTRAVTNALGEETMVEQPLTVNIKPGFRHGTNITYKVEANTADVGFVIKEKQHSVYERHGNDLIVHQEITLLEALTGGRTLDLTTLNGRKLMVPLPDDVIRAPGDEMVVPGEGMPISSQPGVKGNLRIKFNVKFPSSSLTAEQKLDLKRGLGGVPF, from the coding sequence ATGGCGAAGAAAGGAGAAAAGCAACCCCAGGCATCGAAACGAAAACGAAATCCCcgcacaaaagaaaaaccagatGCTTCTTTTATATCTTCCACTACTATGGAAATTGATCACTACAAAATACTTGGAGTGAATCGCAACGCGAGCCCGGATGAGGTGAAGAAAGCATACAGGAAACTGGTCATGTTTTGGCACCCTGACAAACACTTGCAGGAAGAAGCTCGAGCTAAGGCCGAGGCCAAGTTCAAGGAAATCAACCAGGCTTACCAGATTCTCAACGACCCTGTGAAACGACACAACTACGATAATCAGCATGCAAATATAGCCAACTCCAATAGGACGGCATCGTCATTTTCGTTTCCTCCTAGTAAGGATGAAAATACTTTTGCTACCGTGTTTGGATTTGGTAGTCGGAGGACAGATTCAATGGTGTATAGTCCATTGGAGTGTAGCTTGGAGGAGCTTTATCAGGGTACTACGAAGAAGATGAAGGTGACGAGAGCAGTGACGAATGCTTTGGGGGAGGAGACTATGGTGGAGCAGCCTTTGACAGTCAACATAAAACCTGGTTTCCGGCACGGCACCAATATAACTTACAAGGTGGAAGCTAATACAGCAGATGTAGGTTTCGTCATCAAAGAGAAACAACATTCCGTGTACGAGAGGCATGGGAATGATCTCATAGTCCACCAGGAGATAACACTGCTGGAGGCGCTCACCGGCGGTAGGACTCTTGATCTGACCACCCTGAATGGAAGGAAGCTCATGGTCCCGTTACCCGATGATGTCATCAGAGCTCCTGGGGATGAAATGGTTGTACCAGGTGAAGGAATGCCAATCTCAAGCCAACCTGGGGTAAAAGGAAACTTGAGGATCAAGTTCAATGTCAAGTTTCCTTCGAGCAGCCTCACTGCAGAACAGAAATTGGATTTGAAAAGAGGCTTGGGAGGAGTTCCGTTTTGA